The genomic interval TTTTACAAAAAGAAAAAAAATACGCCCTGCCCTTTGTTATCCTTGTGACAACTCTTTTTTTATTAGGCGCCTTTTTCTGCTTTGTCTTTATACTCCCCTTTGCAATGAACTTCCTCCTCACCTATAAGACAGAGGGCCTCCAGCCAATGCTCTCTGTGGGAAAATATGTTGACTTCTGTCTGAAATTCATCCTTGCCTTTGGCGCTATTTTTGAGCTTCCGGTTGTAATAGTATTTCTCACAAAGGCGGGTATTGTGAGTACAAAATTTCTTGCAAAAAACAGAAAATATGCAGTACTCCTTGCTTTTATCATCGCCGCTTTTTTAACACCTACTCCGGATGCCTTTAATCAAACCCTTATGGCTGTGCCCATAATCTTACTTTATGAAGCAGGCATCTGGGCCTCAAAGCTACTTGGAGGGAGGAAGAAGAATGATTAGCACAAAAGGT from Nitrospirota bacterium carries:
- the tatC gene encoding twin-arginine translocase subunit TatC, whose translation is MNDEKMPLTTHLEELRKRIVVLLIAIFIGFGVCFYYSESIFNLLTLPLRNTLELSLKYPFIALKASENPGLKLVFLAPTEAIWMHMKIAIISGFIMVLPVVFYEIWRFVAPGLLQKEKKYALPFVILVTTLFLLGAFFCFVFILPFAMNFLLTYKTEGLQPMLSVGKYVDFCLKFILAFGAIFELPVVIVFLTKAGIVSTKFLAKNRKYAVLLAFIIAAFLTPTPDAFNQTLMAVPIILLYEAGIWASKLLGGRKKND